A stretch of the Bos indicus isolate NIAB-ARS_2022 breed Sahiwal x Tharparkar chromosome 13, NIAB-ARS_B.indTharparkar_mat_pri_1.0, whole genome shotgun sequence genome encodes the following:
- the LOC109567626 gene encoding dihydrodiol dehydrogenase 3-like, producing the protein MDLKSQKVKLNDGHFIPVLGFGTAVPPEVPRSEALEATKFAIEAGFRHIDCARVYQTEEQVGQAIRSKIADGTVKREDIFYTSKLWCTFLRPDLVQPALEKSLKDLQLDYVDLYLIHFPVSMKPGEELLPKDENGKIILDSVDLCLTWEALEKCKDAGLTKSIGVSNFNHKQLEKILNKPGLKYKPVCNQVECHPYLNQSKLLDFCKSRDIVLVAYSALGSQRIKGWVNQNHPVLLEDPVLCAIAKKNKQTPALVALRYQIQRGVVVLIKSFNKKRIKENIQVFDFELSPEDMKAIDGIHRNIRYNEILFGVDHPDYPFSEEY; encoded by the exons ATGGATCTCAAAAGCCAGAAGGTGAAGCTTAATGACGGCCACTTCATTCCTGTCCTGGGATTTGGCACCGCTGTACCTCCAGAG GTTCCTAGGAGCGAAGCTCTGGAGGCAACCAAATTCGCTATAGAGGCTGGGTTCCGCCATATTGACTGTGCTCGTGTGTACCAGACTGAAGAGCAAGTTGGCCAGGCCATTCGAAGCAAGATTGCAGACGGCACTGTGAAGAGAGAAGACATATTCTACACTTCAAAG CTTTGGTGCACTTTCCTTCGACCAGATTTGGTCCAACCAGCCTTGGAAAAGTCACTGAAAGATCTTCAACTGGATTATGTTGATCTCTATCTCATTCATTTCCCAGTGTCCATGAAG CCAGGGGAGGAATTGCTTCcaaaagatgaaaatggaaaaataatattagACTCAGTGGATCTCTGTCTCACATGGGAG GCCCTGGAGAAGTGTAAGGACGCAGGGCTGACCAAGTCCATTGGGGTGTCCAACTTCAACCACAAGCAGCTGGAGAAGATCCTGAACAAGCCGGGGCTCAAGTACAAGCCCGTCTGCAACCAG GTGGAATGTCACCCTTATCTCAACCAGAGTAAACTGTTGGATTTCTGCAAGTCCCGTGATATTGTTCTTGTTGCCTATAGTGCTCTGGGATCCCAAAGAATAAAAGGATG GGTGAACCAGAATCACCCCGTTCTCTTGGAGGACCCGGTTCTTTGTGCCATTGCCAAAAAGAACAAGCAGACCCCTGCTCTGGTTGCCCTTCGCTACCAGATACAACGTGGGGTTGTGGTTCTGATCAAGAGTTTCAACAAGAAGCGGATCAAAGAGAACATACAG GTGTTTGACTTTGAGCTGAGTCCAGAAGACATGAAAGCAATTGATGGCATCCATAGAAATATAAGATATAATGAGATACTATT tGGTGTTGATCACCCAGATTATCCATTCTCTGAAGAATATTGA
- the LOC139186502 gene encoding prostaglandin F synthase 1-like, translating into MDPKSQRVKLNDGHFIPVLGFGTYAPPEVAKKEALEFTPFTIEVGFRHIDCAHAYQNEEEIGQAIQSKIADGTVKREDIFCTSKLWLTSLRPELVRPALEKSLKNLQLDYVDLYIMHYPMALKPGEELSRKDENGKLIFDSVDFCRTWEALEKCKDAGLTKSIGVSNFNHKQLEKILNKLGLKYKPVCNQVECHPYLNQSKLLDFCKSHEIVLVAYAALGSQRVKEWVNPNHPVLLEDPVLSAIAQKHKKTAALVALRYQIQRGVVVLAKGNNKKWIKENMQVFDFELTPEDMKAVDGLNRNIRYYEFHVGAGQPGYPFSEEY; encoded by the exons ATGGATCCCAAAAGCCAGAGAGTGAAACTTAATGACGGCCACTTCATTCCTGTCCTGGGATTTGGAACCTATGCACCTCCAGAG GTTGCTAAGAAGGAAGCTCTGGAATTCACCCCATTCACTATAGAGGTTGGGTTCCGCCATATTGACTGTGCTCATGCTTACCAAAATGAAGAGGAGATTGGCCAGGCCATTCAAAGCAAGATTGCAGATGGCACTGTGAAGAGAGAAGACATATTCTGCACTTCAAAG CTTTGGTTAACTTCCCTTCGACCAGAGTTGGTCCGACCAGCCTTGGAAAAGTCACTGAAAAATCTTCAACTGGACTATGTCGATCTCTATATTATGCATTATCCGATGGCTCTGAAG CCAGGGGAGGAATTATCCCGCaaagatgaaaatggaaaactGATATTTGACTCAGTGGATTTCTGTCGCACGTGGGAG gccctggagaaGTGTAAGGATGCAGGGCTGACCAAGTCCATTGGGGTGTCCAACTTCAACCACAAGCAGCTGGAGAAGATCCTGAACAAGCTGGGGCTCAAGTACAAGCCCGTCTGCAACCAG GTGGAATGTCACCCTTATCTCAACCAGAGCAAACTGTTGGATTTCTGCAAGTCACATGAAATTGTTCTTGTTGCCTATGCTGCTCTGGGATCCCAGCGAGTAAAAGAATG GGTGAACCCAAACCATCCCGTTCTCCTGGAGGACCCGGTTCTCTCTGCCATTGCCCAAAAGCACAAGAAAACGGCAGCTCTGGTTGCCCTTCGCTACCAGATACAACGTGGGGTTGTGGTTCTGGCCAAGGGCAACAACAAGAAGTGGATCAAAGAGAACATGCAG gTGTTTGACTTTGAACTGACTCCAGAAGACATGAAAGCAGTCGATGGCCTCAACAGAAATATAAGATATTATGAATTTCATGT